In Pseudomonas campi, the sequence GTACAGGTATTCCAGTGCGTACGGCGAGACATTGGCCTGCGCATCGTCACGGGTGCTGAAGTCGATGCCCGGCAGCTGCACTTCGCGGTCGGCAAAGTAGATGGCCTGGCCAATGCTGAAACGCTGCCGTTCGAAGCCGTTCGATTCGATCCAGCGGTTGGTCACGCCCAGCGACAGTTTGTTTTCGTCACCGATGCGATCCCTGCCGGTAAAGCGGTTCTCGCGGAATAGCGCGGAATAGTTGAAGGTCGACTCGCCGGTGTCGAAGACCGGGATATCGGTCTGGTCTTCCTCAGGAACATAGAGGTAGAACAGGCGTGGCTCCAGGGTCTGGCGGTAGTTGGTGCCGAACAGTGAAGTATTGCGGTCGAAGTACAGGCCGCTGTCCAGGCTGAACAGGCCGACGCCACGGTTCTGGCTGCTGCTGAACTCCTGCTCGGCGAGCAGGGTGTCTTCGCCGCGCTGATCCAGATCCAGATCGTAGTTGGTCTGCAGGTACTTGATGGTCGGTTTGACGTAGCCCCAGGTCCAGTTCAGCGGCAGGCTGACGCCTGGCTCCAGGTGGACGCGGTCGCCGTTGGCACGGGCCAGGCCCTTGATTCGGGTGTCGTACCAGGGTTCCAGGTTGCCATCTTCATCGCTGAAGTTGCCGCTGCGCAGGTCGCGATCGAAGCGCACGAACTCGGTTTGGTAGGCGAAGTTCAGGCCGCCCGGCTGGAACGGCAGCGCGCCGTTGAAAGTGATCTGCGGCAGGCGGTCATAGGGCGTGATGTCGGTGACCGTGGCCAGTTCGTAGGCATGGGCATTGAGGCGGGCGGTAAAGCTGTCGCCACGGTAGGTCAGCGCACCCTGCTGGTTGACGAAGGTGCTGCGGCTGACTTCCAGGTCGCTGTCGAGGTCCTGGAAATAATACGGATCGCTGATGTCGGTGTAGTCGACTTCCGCCAGCAGGCGCGAATCGAGGCCGCCCTTGTGCTGCCAGTTGTACATCCAGCGCTGGTCTTCATACTCGGACTGCAGCTTGCGCTCGTCTTCCTGGTCATCCAGCCAGGCGCCGCCGATCTGGCCTTCGCTGCTCTTGGTCAGGTAGCGCCCTTCACCTTCCAGCAGCAAGCCACGGTTGCTCATGTAGGTGGGGTACAGGGTCGCGTCGTAGTTCGGCGCCAGGTTGAAGTAGTACGGGGTGGCCAGGAGAAAGCCGGTGTCGTCCGACGAGCCAATGCTCGGAGCGAGGAAGCCGGACTGGCGGCGATCGTCGATCGGGAAATAGATGTACGGGGTGTAGAACACCGGAATGTCCTTCACCCGCAACGTCACATTGGTCGCGGTGCCGAAGCCGGTGGCCGGGTTCAGCTTGATGTTGTTGCCCTTGAGGTTCCAGGCGTTGCTGCCCGGTTCGCAGCGGGTGTAGGTGCCATCCTTGAGGCGGATGATTGCGCTGTCTTCGCGCTTGGCGTACAGCGCGCTGCCGCGCACGTGGCCTTTGTGCAATACGTACTCGGCGTTCTCGACCTTGGCTTCGCCATTGTCCAGCTGGATCTCTGCGCGGTCGCCGACCACCAGGGTGCCCTGGTCACGCAGGCGTACGTTGCCGAGCAGCTCGCCGCGGTTCTCGGTCTGGTGCAGCTTGGCTTCGTCGGCCTCGATCTGCATGCCGGACTGACGGATCACTACGTCACCGGCGAGGGTGGCGGTCTGGGTTTCCTGGGCGTAGCGCGAGGCTTTGGCGGAGACGAACATCGGCGCCTCATCCATCGGCGTGTCGTCGCTCATGCCCGGGCGCAGGGGTTCGACATAGGAACCGGCGCAGTAAGGGCCGACTTCGGCCAGCTGGGCCGCGGACAGCTTGTCGCGCGGCACCCAGTCGAGATGGCTGTAGTCCGCACTGCGACTGCTCAGGCCTTTGCCCTCGCTTTCGGTAACCAGTACGGCCTGCGACTGCTCGCCAGCGCTTTCGCCGTCGGCAGACTTCGCGGAACCGGAGACCGCACTGACCGCAGTCGCGGTATGCTGCGGGCGCGGCAACTGGGCGCTGCTGTCGGCTTTTGGCGCACAGGCCCAACCACCGGAGGTGGAGGCCTGGCAGTCGAACTGCTCGGCGGCAATAACCAACGGAGTGGCTACTGGCTGCATGGCCAGCAGGCTGCCGGTGACCAGCAGTGGGAATTTTTTACGGAACACGGGGATTTTTACTGCCATCTTGTTAGTCCGGGCTTCCTGCGCGCCTTCGACCCGCGGGGGCCGCACGCCTCTCGATGGGCGAAAAAAGATGCTGGATAATAAAGCATGACCCGCGCAACGGCTAGCGCCGTCGGAGACCCTTGTAATGCCTGATCAAGATGTACGCTTCCAGCTGCTGCAGGGCTGGCTGGAGCAGTGTTTGCCCGCGTTGTTTGCTGCCGAAGGCTGGGGCCCTGTGCCCAATGCCGAGCTGACCCCGGCCAGCAGCGATGCCAGTTTTCGCCGTTATTTCCGCTGGCAGGGGGCCGGGCGCACGCTGATCGTCATGGATGCGCCGCCACCCCAGGAAGACTGCCGACCCTTCGTCAAGGTGGCCGGCATGTTGGCCGCGGCCGGGGTAAATGTGCCGCGGATTCTCGCTGCCGATGTCGAGCGCGGCTTCCTGTTGCTCGACGACCTCGGCCGGCAGACCTGGCTGGAAGTGCTCAATGCGGACAATGCCGATGGGTTGTTCGAGCAGGCCCTGCAGGCGCTGGTGACCTTGCAGAAACTGCCGGTCGACGGCCAGCTGCCGCCTTATGACGACGCCTTGCTGCGCCGCGAGCTGCAACTGTTCCCCGACTGGTACCTGCAGCGGCACCTGGGCGTCGAGCTGAATGCCGCGCAGCAGGCGCAGTGGCAGCAAGTGTGCGACCTCTTGGTCGATAGCGCCCTGGCCCAGCCGCGGGTGCTGGTGCATCGCGACTACATGCCGCGCAACCTGATGCTCAGTGCGCCCAATCCGGGCGTGCTGGATTTCCAGGACGCGGTACATGGCCCGGTCAGCTACGACGTGACCAGCCTGTTCAAGGATGCCTTCCTCAGCTGGCCGGAAGAGCGCGTGCTGAGCTGGCTGCAGCGCTACTGGCAACTGGCGGGCGAGGCCGGCATCGAACTGCCAGCGGACTTCGCGGCCTTTCACCGCGCCAGCGACCTGATGGGCGTGCAGCGTCACCTCAAGGTCATCGGCATCTTCGCGCGCATCTGCCACCGCGACGGCAAGCCCAAGTACCTGGGCGATGTGCCGCGCTTCTTCACTTATATAGAAGCGGTGCTGGCGCGCCGTCCCGAACTGGCGGTACTCGGCGAGCTGCTCGCCAGCCTGCCGCAGCGGGAGAACCAGCCGGCATGAAGGCGATGATCCTGGCTGCCGGCAAGGGCGAGCGCCTGCGTCCGCTGACCCTGCACACCCCCAAACCCTTGGTGCGCGCCGGCGGCGTGCCGCTGATCGAGTTCCATGTGCGCGCCCTGGCGGCGGCCGGCTTTCGTGAACTGGTGATCAATCACGCCTGGCTGGGCCAGCAGATCGAGGACTACCTGGGTGATGGCGCACGTTTCGGCCTGAGCATCCGCTACTCCGCCGAAGGTGAACCGCTGGAAACCGGCGGCGGCATCTTCCGCGCCCTGCCGCTGCTGGGTGACGAGCCGTTCCTGGTGGTCAATGGCGATATCTGGAGTGATTTCGACTTCGCCCGGGTGCGCCAACCGCTGGCGGGCCTGGCCCATCTGCTGCTGGTGGATAACCCGCCCCATCATCCGACTGGCGACTTCCACTTGCATGAGGGGCGCGTCAGCGATGCCGTCGCCGACCAGCCCAGCCTGACCTACAGCGGTATCGCCGTGCTGCATCCACAGCTGTTTGCCGGTTGCCAGCCCGGTACATTCAAACTGGCGCCTTTACTGCGTCGGGCGATGACGGATGGCCAGGTGACGGGCGAACACTTCCACGGGCGCTGGGTGGATGTCGGCACCCACGAGCGCCTGGCCGAGGTCGAGCAGCTGTTGGCGGCGGGGCACTGATATGTTCTGGCCGGTAACCGTGCTCGGGGTGCTGGCGGGCTGGGCGCTGGCCAGCATTCCGGGCGCCTTGCTCGGTGGCCTGCTCGGCCAGGTGCTCGATCGCCGCCTCAAACTGCAGTCCTGGGCCAGCCTGCGCGCCTTGTTCTGGCCGCCGCGACTGGATGACGATGAGCTGCTGTTCATGCTCCTCGGGCGTCTGGCCAAGTGCGATGGTCGCGTGCTGCAGGTGCATATCCACGCGGCACGCCAGGAGATGCAACGTCTGCGTCTGGGCGAGACGGCGCGGCAGCGGGCGATGGCTGCCTTCGCGCGGGGCAAGCAGATGACGGATAGCTTCGAGGAACCTCTGCTGGGGCTGCGTCGGCGCCCCGAGCGGGCCGAAGTGCTGCTGCGCAGTTGCTGGCGCATGGCCTGGGCTGATGGCCGGGTCAGCGAGCAGGAGTATGAGCTGATCCAGCAATGGGGCAGCTGGTTGGGCTGGGCGCGTGACGACCTGAATACTCTGGCCGATGAGTACGAGCCGAACCGGCGGGTGGTCGATCCGGTTCCCGGCGACTACCAGGCGGCCTTGCGCCTGCTCGGGGTAAAGAACAGCAGTGAGCCGGCGGCGATCAAGCGGGCCTACCGCAAGCTGCTCAGTCAGCATCACCCGGACAAGCTGGCCGGTGGTGGCGCCAGCCCCGCGCAGATTCGCGCGGCCACCGAGCGCACTGGTGAGTTGCACCAGGCCTATGAGCTGATTCGCTCGCGGCGCGGCTTTCGCTAAGAACCTGTTTACGATCTCCTGGCCGTCGGCCATACGGCGTTAAAAGCAGCCTCGGAATGCTCATTTACAGCACGTAAACTGCGCTTCCTCGGCTACTTTTGCCTTGTCTGGCTCTAGTCCAAAAGATCGTAAACAGGTTCTAAAGGCTCAGCCCTATTTCTTCGCCGGCAACGCCTTGTCCAGCCAGCCACGAATACGCCGGAACAGCTGTTCCTGCTCCGCACTCGGATTGCCCGGCAGGGCCTTCAGCGCTATCTGGGTGTAGGCCTTGTGCTGCAGGCGCTTGCTCGCATGCAGGCGGCGGGTGGCGGCGCTGCGGTCGCTGCTCTGGTCCTTGTAGTAGAAGTCGCCGGTAGGTAGCTGCAGCCCGGGCAGCAGTTCTTCCAGTGGCGGCGTCATTCCTTCCGGCAAGGCCGGTGCGGCCACCAGCAGATGCTCTACCTGTGGCGGCTTCTGCTCGGCGATGAAGCGGGCGGCCCAGTAAGCACCGTCGCCATGGCCAAGCAGGACGATGGCTTTCGCCTGCTGCTGTTCGGCAAAGGCGATGGCCGCCTGGATGCGGGCGAAGATGCGCGGCGCCGGGTCAATCGCCGGGCTCGGCGCTGTGGCGCTGCTGTCCGGGGTGGCCGG encodes:
- a CDS encoding LPS-assembly protein LptD, coding for MAVKIPVFRKKFPLLVTGSLLAMQPVATPLVIAAEQFDCQASTSGGWACAPKADSSAQLPRPQHTATAVSAVSGSAKSADGESAGEQSQAVLVTESEGKGLSSRSADYSHLDWVPRDKLSAAQLAEVGPYCAGSYVEPLRPGMSDDTPMDEAPMFVSAKASRYAQETQTATLAGDVVIRQSGMQIEADEAKLHQTENRGELLGNVRLRDQGTLVVGDRAEIQLDNGEAKVENAEYVLHKGHVRGSALYAKREDSAIIRLKDGTYTRCEPGSNAWNLKGNNIKLNPATGFGTATNVTLRVKDIPVFYTPYIYFPIDDRRQSGFLAPSIGSSDDTGFLLATPYYFNLAPNYDATLYPTYMSNRGLLLEGEGRYLTKSSEGQIGGAWLDDQEDERKLQSEYEDQRWMYNWQHKGGLDSRLLAEVDYTDISDPYYFQDLDSDLEVSRSTFVNQQGALTYRGDSFTARLNAHAYELATVTDITPYDRLPQITFNGALPFQPGGLNFAYQTEFVRFDRDLRSGNFSDEDGNLEPWYDTRIKGLARANGDRVHLEPGVSLPLNWTWGYVKPTIKYLQTNYDLDLDQRGEDTLLAEQEFSSSQNRGVGLFSLDSGLYFDRNTSLFGTNYRQTLEPRLFYLYVPEEDQTDIPVFDTGESTFNYSALFRENRFTGRDRIGDENKLSLGVTNRWIESNGFERQRFSIGQAIYFADREVQLPGIDFSTRDDAQANVSPYALEYLYRFNRDWRFSSDFNWDPDSSSTRSGSAMFHYQPEANPNKVVNVGYRYRNDAVRYDQSTGEWNVGGGDFGREEYETDGNPNTVFIKDYYKVDQHDFSIIWPVIPQWSAIARWQHDYNQNRTLEAFGGFEYDNCCWKLRLINRYWIDYDEYSLNPSQNDQPDRGIFLQIVLKGLGGVVGNKAESFLDQGIQGYRQREDQAF
- a CDS encoding TerB family tellurite resistance protein; amino-acid sequence: MFWPVTVLGVLAGWALASIPGALLGGLLGQVLDRRLKLQSWASLRALFWPPRLDDDELLFMLLGRLAKCDGRVLQVHIHAARQEMQRLRLGETARQRAMAAFARGKQMTDSFEEPLLGLRRRPERAEVLLRSCWRMAWADGRVSEQEYELIQQWGSWLGWARDDLNTLADEYEPNRRVVDPVPGDYQAALRLLGVKNSSEPAAIKRAYRKLLSQHHPDKLAGGGASPAQIRAATERTGELHQAYELIRSRRGFR
- the murU gene encoding N-acetylmuramate alpha-1-phosphate uridylyltransferase MurU; its protein translation is MKAMILAAGKGERLRPLTLHTPKPLVRAGGVPLIEFHVRALAAAGFRELVINHAWLGQQIEDYLGDGARFGLSIRYSAEGEPLETGGGIFRALPLLGDEPFLVVNGDIWSDFDFARVRQPLAGLAHLLLVDNPPHHPTGDFHLHEGRVSDAVADQPSLTYSGIAVLHPQLFAGCQPGTFKLAPLLRRAMTDGQVTGEHFHGRWVDVGTHERLAEVEQLLAAGH
- a CDS encoding aminoglycoside phosphotransferase family protein; protein product: MPDQDVRFQLLQGWLEQCLPALFAAEGWGPVPNAELTPASSDASFRRYFRWQGAGRTLIVMDAPPPQEDCRPFVKVAGMLAAAGVNVPRILAADVERGFLLLDDLGRQTWLEVLNADNADGLFEQALQALVTLQKLPVDGQLPPYDDALLRRELQLFPDWYLQRHLGVELNAAQQAQWQQVCDLLVDSALAQPRVLVHRDYMPRNLMLSAPNPGVLDFQDAVHGPVSYDVTSLFKDAFLSWPEERVLSWLQRYWQLAGEAGIELPADFAAFHRASDLMGVQRHLKVIGIFARICHRDGKPKYLGDVPRFFTYIEAVLARRPELAVLGELLASLPQRENQPA